DNA from Streptococcus parasuis:
TAAAAGACATGAATATAAGAACAATTAATGATTTTAACGAATTGCAAAATGAAGAACCAACTGTTTTGGTACTTGGCTATTTTGACGGAATTCACCTGGGGCATAAAGCCCTTTTTGAACGTGCACGAAAGGTGGCAGATGAGCGAGGGCTGACGGTAACTGTTTTGACTTTTCCAGAATCGCCTCGGTTGGCCTTTTCGCGTTTTACGCCAGAATTATTGCTACATTTAACAAGTCAGGAACAGCGCTATCTCTTATTGGAGAAATATGGTGTGGATCAACTGGTAATGACGCCATTTACTAGTGAATTTGCTAATAATACTCCTGCAGAATTTATTGAGCGGTATGTGAAAAGGTTAAATGCTCAAGTCTTGGTTGCTGGTTTTGATTATCATTTTGGAAATTGCAGAGCAGATGTTCAGGACTTGATGGAACTGTTTGATGGTCAGGTAGAAATTGTAAGTGAAGTGAGCTTGAGCGGAGAAAAAGTTTCTTCAACTCGTATTCGTCAAGCTATCCAGGCAGGGGATGTCTCTCTAGCTAATCAACTTTTAGGATATCCATTTATGACGGAGGGAATTGTTGTTCATGGAGATGCCAGAGGGCGCACCATCGGCTATCCAACTGCAAATCTAGCTCCTTTTGACCGTGTCCATTTACCATCTGAGGGAGTCTACGTCGCAGATGTTGAAGTAGATGGGAAACGCTATCGAGCCATGACAAGCGTTGGGAAAAATGTTACTTTTGATGGAACAGAGATGCGGATAGAAGCCCATATTTTTGGGTTTGACCGCTTTATCTACGGAGAAAAAATAACTATTTTTTGGCTTGAAAAAATTCGAGATATGGTCAAGTTTGATGGAATTGAGAGCTTAATGGAGCAGATGAAGTCCGATGAAAGCTACGCCTTGCATTGGACAAGTAAGTAAACCTATAGATTTCAAAGAACTTGCCAATACATTTGTGTTAACAGTCATTAAATTTTATGAAAAATTAATATAATCCCTTTGGTTCCCTATTGAAAAAAACAACAAAATAAGATATAATCTCGAGTTTATCAGTTAAAAAATGAAAAAAGCTCCCTAAACGCTGTCAAATCAACGTTTAGGGAGCTTTTTTGAGTCATAAATTGTGTTGTGTATGCAGTTTTTCCCTAACTTTTGAATATCTTCATGTCTGACAGTTCCACGATCCCAAGTGATTCCTAATAAATGAAGTAACTCACTTGCTTCATGGTTCTGCTTGACTCTATATATCCCTTGTCCCATATCTGCAGCTAACATACTGTTTAAGCCCTCTATCATTCGAGCAGGACTCATTTTCTTATCGGTAATGTAATACAATAAGCGTATCATCACTAAACTGATAAAGCAGGTTAGGAAATGGCCTTCAATATGTTCATTTTTTCGTACATAAACAGGTCTCGTTTCAAACTCTGTTTTTGTAATTCGGAAACAATTCTCAATCGCAGATAATTCTTGATAGGCCTCTAATATGGCATCATCTTCCATCTCAATCTCACTGGTCACAAGGACATGAACCCCATCAAATTGAGCATCAAATTCGACCTGTTCTTGGTCAATTCGGATAAGTGGCGAAAATGGTTTAACCTCTCCGGTTTCCTTATCCAAATAGCTCAACTCAAGGTATTTCTTTCCACCCTTCTTGCTCGTTTGTCGAAACAATTCCGCATCAGTTAGCTTATTGGCATAGTCAAGAGCCCCTTCACGTCGAATCCGTTCTCTATCTTCATATTTCTTTGACCAGGTCAGTAGTACTTTTTCTTTAACGGTTGGAGAATCCTTCTTGGTCCCAAGTTTTCTCTCTCGAATGTAAGACTTTTTAGCGAAAGTGATATCTTGATTAAACTGCCAACCAGATTCTTCCAATATTTTTTCTTGAATATCCTTCGGAGCACCTCGTTTCCCACGGTGCTTTTGCGAGAAGATCCAGCCGTCATTGTTCTTTATAGTGGCATTCAGGTTATTTGTGCTGTTCATCGCTTTGTCTGCGACCACTACCAACCGTTCAATCCCAAACTGTTTCTTTACTTGCTCAATTGCTGGAATATAAGTGATAGGGTCTGTAAGGTTTCCTCGAAATAGTTTATAAGCGATAGGAATACCGTTCATATCCATGAATAATCCCATTTGGATAATGGGGTCTTTCCTATATTCTTTACTAGCTCCTCTTCGACGAAGCCCCTCGACAAGAAGGTCTCCATTTTCATCACGGATATCTTCATCAGGAACATCAATTTCAAAAAAATAGTTGGTAACATCATAAAACACTAAGGTTCCAGTTCGATTCGTTAATTGGCTAACTTCTTGATGTAAGTGCTGTTGAATTTCTGATTGAAAGGTATTTAAGATATCTAGTGACCGATAAACTGAATTATATGGAACATTCCAATCTCCGAATAGGGAAGCTTGGTGGTAGAAAGTTTTATATTTACTTCCCGGATTAAGAATTCGTTGAAAAATCAGTAGTTTAACTGTTTCATCTAAGTCCATCGTCATTTTTGACGGCTTATTCTTTTTAAAGAATTGATGTAACTTAAGTGTAGTATAAAGATCTTCTAAAATCTTCCAACCAATGTTTTCGTCAGGTTTGTTCATTGGATCTTTCAAAGAAAGTTTTATCAGAAATTCCTCAGACTTAGCTTGTGAGTTTTCCTTTGCTTCACGTTTTAATCGCTCAAGAATGCCTGGTTCTTTCGCTTCCAATTCGTCCAACAAACCATATTTATAAAGAATCCGTTGTTTTGACTTTCCGTTCTCACGATATCCTTCAACAAGATAAACATGTTTACGGCCTTCTCTGTTTTTTGTAATTCGAATAAATGCCATAAATATATTATAACATACACCGCCGTTCACAACAACAAAAATATCAATAAAATGTTAAAAAAATACCGCTGTTATCGCAAAAACAGCGGTTGTGAAATGAATTAACTGATAAACTCGAGAACTTGCCAATACATTTGTGTTAACAGTCATTAAATTTTATGAAAAATTAATATAATCCCTTTGGTTCCCTATTGAAAAAAACAACAAAAGATGCGGATAGAAGCCCATATTTTTGGGTTTGACCGCTTTATCTACGGAGAAAAAATAACTATTTTTTGGCTTGAAAAAATTCGAGATATGGTCAAGTTTGATGGAATTGAGAGCTTAATGGAGCAGATGAAGTCCGATGAAAGCTACGCCTTGCATTGGACAAGTAAGTAAACCTATAGATTTCAAAGAACTTGCCAATACATTTGTGTTAACAGTCATTAAATTTTATGAAAAATTAATATAATCCCTTTGGTTCCCTATTGAAAAAAACAACAAAATAAGATATAATATACTAGAAAAAGCTTGTATAGAAGGGAATGGACGGGCATGATAACCTTATTTTTGTCACCAAGTTGTACGAGTTGTCGTAAAGCTAGAGCATGGCTGACTAGCCACGAGGTGCCTTTTAATGAGCATAACATCATGACTAGTCCGTTAACTGCAGATGAATTACAGCAAATTTTATCACTGACAGAAAATGGTACTGATGATTTAATTTCAACACGATCAAAAGTGTTTCAAAAGTTAGATATTGACGTGGATGAACTGTCCGTGAGACAGCTTATTGAGTTAATCGAGCTATATCCGAGTTTACTTCGGCGTCCGATTATCCTTGATGAAAAACGGATGCAGATAGGGTTTAATGAGGATGAAATTCGGGCATTTCTACCGCGAAACTATCGCAAGCAAGAATTAAAGAATGCAACATTACGAGCAGAAATAGGATAGAGACATGGATAAACAATACTCATATCCGCTTGATTTTTCGTGGAGCACAGAGGAAATTTCCTCAGTGCTTTCTTTTTTGAATCGAGTGGAAGAAGCATATGAAAAGGGTGTAGAAGCAAGAGTCGTTCTTGAACAGTATAAAAAGTTTAAAGAAGTTGTAAGAAGCAAAGGGCAAGAAAGACAAATTGATCGAGATTTCGAAGAAGCGTCGGGTTACTCGAGCTATCGAGTTGTAAAGGCTGCCCAAGAAAAACAGAAAGGAATGATCCGATTTGGAAACTAAATATCATTTTGCCAAGCAGATTATTCTTGAAGCGGGTGAGTTCTTACGGAATCATTTAGATGACCCTCTTGTTATAGATGAAAAAACCAATCCTCAAGATTTAGTCACGCACTTAGATAAACAAGTGCAAGACCAATTGAGCCAAAAGATTCTTTCGGAATTTCCAATGGATAGCGTATTTGGTGAAGAAGGTGGTCAAACTGGTTCCATAAAAGAGGGAAAGGTATGGGTGCTGGATCCGATTGATGGGACAACGAATTTTATCGCTCAAAAAAATGACTTTTCCATTCTTTTGGCATATTTTGAAGATGGTGTAGGTCAATTCGCAATCATATATGATGTGATGCAAGATAAATTATTTCATGGTGGAGGGCAATTTCCAGTTTATCTCAATCATCAACTACTTGAGATTCCCAAAGCTACATCTTTGGTAAGAAGCTTGATTGGATTAAATGCAACCTTATATGCTACGAATCAGTATGGCTTAGGTGACTTAGCTGATCATTCATTAGGGACTCGTTCTGTTGGCAGTGCTGGAATTGGTTTCTCTCACGTCTTAGAAGGACGTTTATTAGCTTATGCTTCGAATCTTTATCCATGGGATTATGCGGCGGCGAGTATTTTAGGGGAAGGTTTAGATTGTCAGTTATTGAGCTTAGAAGGTGATGCGCCCCAGTTTTCTGGTCGAGAACATGTGATGTTGGTCCCAAAAGCTAGTTTGAGTGAGATTAAGAGGTTTATCCATTGATACAATTACCACAGGAATTTATTGAAAAATATACGTACTTGCTTGGCCCAGATGCCCAAGCATTTTTTGAGAGTTTTGAATCTTCTGCAGTTTCTGGCTTTCGTACGAATCCTTTAAAAGAACAACAGAAGGAATTCCCAGATGCAATACCGAATATGCCTTGGTCTTACTACGGTAAGGTTTCTGGAAAGTCAATCGAACATGTGACAGGTTTGGTTTATTCCCAAGAACCTGCTGCACAGATTGTTGGGCAAGTTGCTGCTCCTGAAAAAGGGATGAAGGTACTGGATTTAGCAGCAGCTCCTGGAGGAAAGACCACCCATTTACTTTCATATTTAGAGAATACAGGGATTTTAGTTAGTAATGAGATTTCAGCCAAACGTTCTAAAATTCTCGCAGAAAATATTGAGAGATTCGGAGCACGGAATGTGGTTGTCACAAATGAGTCAGCTCAGCGATTAGCAAGCGTTTTTTCAGATTATTTTGATATGATTGTCTTGGATGCACCTTGTTCTGGCGAAGGAATGTTTAGAAAAGACCCGGATGCTATTCAGTATTGGTCTAAAAACTATCCTGCTCAGTGTGCGCAGTTGCAAAAGGAAATCTTGGAATCAGCTCTTGAAATGCTTGCACCTAATGGACAACTCATTTACTCTACCTGTACGTGGTCGCCTGAAGAAAATGAAGATATTGTTCGATGGTTATTGGAGCAATATGCTTTAGAATTAATTGATATTCCGAAAATAAATGGTATGGTTCAAGGGATTGGCTATCCTGAGACGGCTCGGATGTATCCTCATCGTTTTAAAGGAGAAGGACAGTTTGTAGCGAAATTTCGATATAAAGGGGAAGGTTCCACGAAAAAAAGGAAATTTGGGAAGTCAAATTTAAATCGTGAACAGCAACAATTATGGCAGTCTTTCAAACAAGAACACCTGACGATACAATTTGACGGTGTTTTACAAGCTTTTGGGGATAATCTCTATTTATTACCCAAAGAGCTTCCTGATTTATCTAAAATTAAAATTGCACGAAATGGTTTACATCTGGGTGTGTTTAAGAAAAAGCGCTTTGAACCCAGTTTTGCTCTCGGCCTTGCATTACAGAGTGATGAAGTGATGAAGCGAGTTGAAATTACAGCGGAAGATTTTCAAAATTATACTGCAGGTCAGACGATTGAGGTGCCTAAAGAATTACCAAATGGTTGGTATCAAGTTACCGTTGCTGGAAATGGGCTAGGCTTTTCAAAAATCGTTTCTGGAGTATTGAAAAATAGCTTCCCCAAAGGACTAAGATTTTAAGTCCGAAGAAGCAAATTATTTTTGCAACTTGTCTTGTTATATGTTATAGTTGATAAGTGGAAATATCTTGTAAATTCTATGTAAAATACAGAGTTAATTTTAGGAGATTCCACTGAAAAATGTAAAGGAAAAAACGAAATGAAAAAAAAGCAGAAGCTTGGAATTGTAGCTTTGTTTCTTTTGAGTAGTATGGCTCTTTCAGGTTGTTCTTCTTGGATCGATCGAGGAGAGTCTATTACAGCCGTAGGTTCGACAGCGCTTCAACCACTTGTTGAGGCAGCAGCAGATGAATTTGGTAGTGTCAATATCGGTAAATCCATCAACGTTCAGGGTGGAGGGTCAGGTACTGGCTTGTCACAAGTTCAGTCTGGAGCTGTTCAGATTGGTAACTCTGACGTATTTGCTGAGGAAAAAGATGGTATTGATGCAAGTAAACTTGTTGACCATCAAGTAGCAGTAGCTGGTTTGGCCGTTATTGTAAATGAACAGGTATC
Protein-coding regions in this window:
- a CDS encoding bifunctional riboflavin kinase/FAD synthetase — encoded protein: MNIRTINDFNELQNEEPTVLVLGYFDGIHLGHKALFERARKVADERGLTVTVLTFPESPRLAFSRFTPELLLHLTSQEQRYLLLEKYGVDQLVMTPFTSEFANNTPAEFIERYVKRLNAQVLVAGFDYHFGNCRADVQDLMELFDGQVEIVSEVSLSGEKVSSTRIRQAIQAGDVSLANQLLGYPFMTEGIVVHGDARGRTIGYPTANLAPFDRVHLPSEGVYVADVEVDGKRYRAMTSVGKNVTFDGTEMRIEAHIFGFDRFIYGEKITIFWLEKIRDMVKFDGIESLMEQMKSDESYALHWTSK
- a CDS encoding IS1634 family transposase; its protein translation is MAFIRITKNREGRKHVYLVEGYRENGKSKQRILYKYGLLDELEAKEPGILERLKREAKENSQAKSEEFLIKLSLKDPMNKPDENIGWKILEDLYTTLKLHQFFKKNKPSKMTMDLDETVKLLIFQRILNPGSKYKTFYHQASLFGDWNVPYNSVYRSLDILNTFQSEIQQHLHQEVSQLTNRTGTLVFYDVTNYFFEIDVPDEDIRDENGDLLVEGLRRRGASKEYRKDPIIQMGLFMDMNGIPIAYKLFRGNLTDPITYIPAIEQVKKQFGIERLVVVADKAMNSTNNLNATIKNNDGWIFSQKHRGKRGAPKDIQEKILEESGWQFNQDITFAKKSYIRERKLGTKKDSPTVKEKVLLTWSKKYEDRERIRREGALDYANKLTDAELFRQTSKKGGKKYLELSYLDKETGEVKPFSPLIRIDQEQVEFDAQFDGVHVLVTSEIEMEDDAILEAYQELSAIENCFRITKTEFETRPVYVRKNEHIEGHFLTCFISLVMIRLLYYITDKKMSPARMIEGLNSMLAADMGQGIYRVKQNHEASELLHLLGITWDRGTVRHEDIQKLGKNCIHNTIYDSKKLPKR
- a CDS encoding Spx/MgsR family RNA polymerase-binding regulatory protein, yielding MITLFLSPSCTSCRKARAWLTSHEVPFNEHNIMTSPLTADELQQILSLTENGTDDLISTRSKVFQKLDIDVDELSVRQLIELIELYPSLLRRPIILDEKRMQIGFNEDEIRAFLPRNYRKQELKNATLRAEIG
- a CDS encoding UPF0223 family protein → MDKQYSYPLDFSWSTEEISSVLSFLNRVEEAYEKGVEARVVLEQYKKFKEVVRSKGQERQIDRDFEEASGYSSYRVVKAAQEKQKGMIRFGN
- a CDS encoding inositol monophosphatase family protein → METKYHFAKQIILEAGEFLRNHLDDPLVIDEKTNPQDLVTHLDKQVQDQLSQKILSEFPMDSVFGEEGGQTGSIKEGKVWVLDPIDGTTNFIAQKNDFSILLAYFEDGVGQFAIIYDVMQDKLFHGGGQFPVYLNHQLLEIPKATSLVRSLIGLNATLYATNQYGLGDLADHSLGTRSVGSAGIGFSHVLEGRLLAYASNLYPWDYAAASILGEGLDCQLLSLEGDAPQFSGREHVMLVPKASLSEIKRFIH
- a CDS encoding RsmF rRNA methyltransferase first C-terminal domain-containing protein; translated protein: MQLPQEFIEKYTYLLGPDAQAFFESFESSAVSGFRTNPLKEQQKEFPDAIPNMPWSYYGKVSGKSIEHVTGLVYSQEPAAQIVGQVAAPEKGMKVLDLAAAPGGKTTHLLSYLENTGILVSNEISAKRSKILAENIERFGARNVVVTNESAQRLASVFSDYFDMIVLDAPCSGEGMFRKDPDAIQYWSKNYPAQCAQLQKEILESALEMLAPNGQLIYSTCTWSPEENEDIVRWLLEQYALELIDIPKINGMVQGIGYPETARMYPHRFKGEGQFVAKFRYKGEGSTKKRKFGKSNLNREQQQLWQSFKQEHLTIQFDGVLQAFGDNLYLLPKELPDLSKIKIARNGLHLGVFKKKRFEPSFALGLALQSDEVMKRVEITAEDFQNYTAGQTIEVPKELPNGWYQVTVAGNGLGFSKIVSGVLKNSFPKGLRF